One stretch of Cohnella algarum DNA includes these proteins:
- a CDS encoding LuxR C-terminal-related transcriptional regulator, whose protein sequence is MEQPDSEPRFLTESLLHSKLEIPRPAPSLIERNRLTQKLGEALNGALTLVCAPAGFGKTTLACQWIRECGIDAAWVSLDEGDNEGSRMWRYIAAAIDRLRPGFMDDVKPVLSPLHTGNFEQGLIYFLNVLNRLSGPLLIVLDDFHLIREDRLNRGVAYLAEHLPAHLHLCLLSRTEPGFAAARMEARQTALRLSADDLRFDAREGESFFREARVALGKEGTAELVKRTEGWVTGLKLALLSMRSLEDSASFVREFAGDSRRVRQYLMEEVYEGLSGRMRSFLRKISVLKRWNASLCRGVTGFEDAGSLVGELERAQLFVVPLDSKGSWFRFHHLFSEFLRGRLELEGEERAASLYEAAGRWCEERNLQEEAVEYYLLGGDYKRAVFVLEKMASRIIDWEWSNLRKWLSSIPTPFLLTHPALFFSYVNSLVAEDANDILLAEQLMGEAESWFAAASEDMSEEERNRFLAMSHYVRGTIMVFGRHDLAEARKHYELVARYAPDGIKIIFGQPDAPLQAATARAYKMGSGQVARAIAEPYTLQLAELYRAVNPVFLGRLFVNHAEMLYIWNDLEAAERYAAEGVKWAERNPNRSEYELVPGWICLARIKGAQGRLFEAVEILESGKWRMGAMEFERGVEQLDMELCRLRLLKGDAAAALEWGERSGLGVSDPVSVYLLYDYELFSRVLLEKGRGEEAFVLLKKLLHAAQREKRLLDAVEIMALQARYLHEQGDLRKALIQLEEALRICEANDFVRLLMDEGPPLRSLLREMAAAKRQGRYRGSAAASVSFVRTVLAGMEAPGEAEGEAHPLSALFTPREMDVYEGLLDGLSGKEIAGRLGIAYETVKTHRRRIYDKLGVKNRGEAVLRAARGGERTEHRER, encoded by the coding sequence ATGGAACAACCAGATTCCGAACCCCGTTTCCTTACCGAATCGCTGCTTCATTCCAAACTGGAAATCCCCCGACCGGCTCCTTCCCTGATCGAACGGAACCGCTTGACGCAAAAACTGGGCGAAGCTCTGAACGGCGCCCTGACGCTCGTATGCGCTCCGGCCGGCTTCGGCAAAACGACGCTTGCCTGCCAATGGATTCGGGAATGCGGGATCGACGCCGCCTGGGTTTCGCTTGATGAAGGCGATAACGAGGGTTCCCGGATGTGGCGCTACATCGCGGCCGCCATCGATCGCCTCAGACCCGGCTTTATGGACGACGTCAAGCCGGTGCTGTCTCCTCTTCATACCGGAAACTTCGAACAAGGGCTCATTTACTTTTTGAACGTGTTGAATCGGTTATCCGGGCCTCTGCTTATCGTATTGGACGACTTTCATCTCATCCGGGAAGACCGGCTGAACCGGGGAGTCGCCTATTTAGCGGAGCATCTCCCGGCTCATCTCCATCTTTGCCTGCTCAGCCGGACCGAGCCGGGCTTTGCCGCGGCGCGGATGGAAGCAAGGCAAACGGCGCTGCGTTTGTCGGCCGACGATCTGCGGTTCGATGCCCGGGAAGGGGAAAGCTTCTTCCGCGAGGCGCGGGTCGCGCTGGGAAAGGAAGGGACCGCGGAACTGGTCAAACGGACGGAAGGCTGGGTGACCGGACTCAAGCTCGCGTTGTTGTCGATGCGGAGCCTGGAGGACAGCGCTTCGTTCGTGCGCGAATTCGCCGGGGATAGCCGCCGGGTCCGGCAATATTTAATGGAAGAGGTTTATGAGGGGTTGTCCGGGAGAATGCGTTCGTTTTTGCGAAAAATTTCCGTATTAAAGCGTTGGAATGCGTCGCTGTGCCGCGGCGTAACCGGCTTCGAGGACGCGGGTTCGCTCGTCGGAGAGCTCGAACGCGCCCAGCTGTTTGTCGTCCCGCTGGATTCGAAGGGGAGCTGGTTCCGGTTCCATCATTTGTTTTCCGAATTTTTGCGGGGACGGCTCGAGCTTGAAGGCGAAGAGCGGGCAGCTTCGCTGTACGAGGCGGCGGGACGTTGGTGCGAGGAGCGGAACTTGCAGGAGGAGGCCGTCGAATACTACTTGCTGGGCGGCGATTACAAGCGGGCCGTCTTCGTGCTGGAAAAGATGGCCTCCCGGATTATCGATTGGGAATGGTCGAACCTGCGCAAGTGGCTGTCCTCGATCCCGACTCCTTTTTTGCTGACGCATCCGGCGTTGTTTTTTTCCTATGTCAATTCCCTTGTGGCGGAGGATGCGAACGACATCTTGCTGGCCGAACAACTGATGGGCGAAGCCGAAAGCTGGTTCGCTGCCGCTTCGGAGGACATGAGCGAGGAGGAGCGGAATCGGTTTCTCGCCATGTCGCACTATGTACGCGGCACGATCATGGTGTTCGGACGCCATGATTTGGCCGAAGCCCGCAAGCACTACGAGCTTGTCGCCCGCTATGCTCCGGACGGAATCAAAATTATTTTCGGCCAGCCGGACGCCCCGCTGCAGGCGGCCACGGCCCGTGCCTACAAAATGGGCAGCGGACAAGTCGCCAGGGCGATTGCCGAGCCTTATACGCTTCAGTTGGCCGAATTATACAGGGCCGTTAATCCTGTTTTTTTAGGGCGGCTGTTCGTTAACCATGCGGAAATGCTCTATATCTGGAACGATCTCGAAGCCGCGGAACGGTACGCCGCCGAAGGCGTGAAATGGGCGGAGCGGAATCCGAACCGGTCGGAATACGAGCTGGTTCCCGGCTGGATCTGCCTGGCGAGGATTAAGGGGGCCCAAGGCCGTCTTTTCGAAGCCGTCGAAATTTTGGAGTCGGGCAAGTGGCGGATGGGGGCAATGGAGTTCGAACGCGGGGTGGAGCAGCTGGATATGGAGCTGTGCCGGTTGCGGCTTTTAAAAGGAGATGCGGCTGCCGCGCTGGAATGGGGCGAGCGCAGCGGGCTGGGCGTTTCCGATCCGGTTTCCGTTTATCTGCTATACGATTACGAATTATTCTCGCGGGTGCTGCTGGAGAAGGGGCGGGGGGAAGAGGCGTTTGTCCTGCTCAAAAAACTGCTGCATGCGGCCCAGCGGGAAAAACGGCTGCTCGATGCGGTCGAGATTATGGCGCTGCAGGCGCGATACTTGCACGAGCAGGGAGACCTGCGAAAAGCGCTCATCCAACTGGAGGAGGCGCTGCGAATTTGTGAAGCGAACGATTTCGTTCGCCTGTTGATGGACGAGGGGCCGCCGCTGCGGAGCCTGCTGCGGGAGATGGCCGCGGCGAAGCGGCAAGGCCGTTATCGGGGCTCTGCGGCTGCCTCCGTTTCCTTCGTGCGGACCGTTCTGGCCGGAATGGAAGCTCCCGGCGAGGCGGAAGGAGAGGCGCATCCGCTGAGCGCGTTGTTTACGCCCAGGGAAATGGATGTCTACGAAGGTTTGCTGGACGGGCTGAGCGGCAAGGAAATCGCGGGCAGGCTCGGCATCGCCTACGAGACGGTGAAGACGCACCGCAGACGCATTTACGATAAACTGGGCGTGAAAAATCGCGGCGAAGCCGTGCTGCGGGCCGCCCGAGGCGGCGAAAGGACGGAGCATAGGGAACGATGA